One Betta splendens chromosome 16, fBetSpl5.4, whole genome shotgun sequence genomic window carries:
- the si:ch211-225p5.8 gene encoding sodium channel subunit beta-1 isoform X1 — protein MISCFFLLVVFSVSVSPGHGGCSEVDSMTEAVAGDGFLLGCISCKRREEVSAWCTVDWHFKPQGGEEFRQIFHYDHPSADVLHAHFSDRLTWRGTQSTDIQVGAIYIHNVTFNDTGTYRCTFHRTLELEPPQYVMVEKEVELTVVSEPNRELTAVISEIMMYVLIVLLQLWLIVVLVYCYKKISTEHEAREARRALKAQNELLESKDNCDGVQLE, from the exons atGATAagctgcttctttcttttaGTCGTCTTCAGTGTTTCTG TGTCTCCGGGCCACGGCGGCTGCTCGGAGGTGGACTCCATGACCGAAGCGGTGGCAGGCGATGGATTCCTGCTGGGCTGCATCTCCTGCAAACGCAGAGAGGAGGTCTCTGCCTGGTGCACGGTGGACTGGCACTTCAAaccacagggaggagaggagttCAGGCAG ATCTTCCACTATGACCACCCCAGTGCTGACGTCCTGCACGCACACTTCAGCGACCGCCTGACGTGGCGCGGGACGCAGAGCACTGACATTCAGGTGGGAGCCATTTACATCCACAACGTGACCTTCAATGACACGGGGACGTACCGCTGCACCTTCCACCGcacgctggagctggagccgccCCAGTACGtgatggtggagaaggaggtggagctgaCGGTGGTGTCTGAAC CCAACCGGGAGCTGACTGCGGTGATCTCAGAGATCATGATGTACGTGCTGatcgtgctgctgcagctgtggctcaTTGTGGTACTGGTCTACTGTTACAAGAAGATTTCGACTGAGCACGAGGCTCGAGAAGCGCGTAGAGCTCTCAAGGCTCAGAATGA ACTGCTGGAATCAAAGGACAACTGTGACGGAGTGCAGCTTGAGTAG
- the si:ch211-225p5.8 gene encoding sodium channel subunit beta-1 isoform X2 has protein sequence MLLLLGPAVSPGHGGCSEVDSMTEAVAGDGFLLGCISCKRREEVSAWCTVDWHFKPQGGEEFRQIFHYDHPSADVLHAHFSDRLTWRGTQSTDIQVGAIYIHNVTFNDTGTYRCTFHRTLELEPPQYVMVEKEVELTVVSEPNRELTAVISEIMMYVLIVLLQLWLIVVLVYCYKKISTEHEAREARRALKAQNELLESKDNCDGVQLE, from the exons ATGCTTCTCCTCCTGGGGCCTGCAGTGTCTCCGGGCCACGGCGGCTGCTCGGAGGTGGACTCCATGACCGAAGCGGTGGCAGGCGATGGATTCCTGCTGGGCTGCATCTCCTGCAAACGCAGAGAGGAGGTCTCTGCCTGGTGCACGGTGGACTGGCACTTCAAaccacagggaggagaggagttCAGGCAG ATCTTCCACTATGACCACCCCAGTGCTGACGTCCTGCACGCACACTTCAGCGACCGCCTGACGTGGCGCGGGACGCAGAGCACTGACATTCAGGTGGGAGCCATTTACATCCACAACGTGACCTTCAATGACACGGGGACGTACCGCTGCACCTTCCACCGcacgctggagctggagccgccCCAGTACGtgatggtggagaaggaggtggagctgaCGGTGGTGTCTGAAC CCAACCGGGAGCTGACTGCGGTGATCTCAGAGATCATGATGTACGTGCTGatcgtgctgctgcagctgtggctcaTTGTGGTACTGGTCTACTGTTACAAGAAGATTTCGACTGAGCACGAGGCTCGAGAAGCGCGTAGAGCTCTCAAGGCTCAGAATGA ACTGCTGGAATCAAAGGACAACTGTGACGGAGTGCAGCTTGAGTAG
- the dnajc28 gene encoding LOW QUALITY PROTEIN: dnaJ homolog subfamily C member 28 (The sequence of the model RefSeq protein was modified relative to this genomic sequence to represent the inferred CDS: deleted 2 bases in 1 codon), whose product MSGALRLLAFGRDVNHSRVLLVSPRLLLSRALGSRPQISRSLQESYRLLQLPDERHSSPAQVKEAYLRLAKLYHPDSGTPTADAVLFARVEEAYRAVVAHQSETRATAGEHDVNDEEKPRGAALPHRHYLSYEGIGSGTPSQRERQYRQVRVDRASEQVLNYRQREHERAAAAEGALVERDMRQRSRKIKITQAVERLVEDLIQESMARGDFRNLSGAGKPLNKFEYNPYADPMTHNLNRILMDNGYQPPWVVTQRDIRETCAKIRKKLSEGRVGLSDPLTPKEQSQWEQLCASVEEDLVKLNKTVDNYNLIVPMLNMQMVHFSLPREIDRAVKAAHQLSLVQQREREGTREEEGGEEKSQCSTQAKKYTRPDVVDAKFAQTKQSEA is encoded by the exons ATGAGTGGCGCTCTCCGTCTCCTGGCCTTCGGCCGTGACGTCAACCACAGCCGTGTTCTGCTCGTCTCTCCTCGGCTGCTTTTATCCAGAGCGCTCGgctccagaccccagatcagccgcaGTCTGCAGGAGAGCTACAGGCTTCTGCAGCTGCCTGATGAGCGGCACAGCAGCCCTGCTCAGGTCAAGGAGGCCTACCTGCGTCTGGCCAAACTTTACCACCCGGACTCTGGGACTCCAACAGCGGATGCGGTGCTGTTTGCTCGGGTGGAGGAGGCTTATCGAGCTGTTGTGGCTCATCAGAGCGAGACCAGGGCCACGGCTGGCGAGCACGACGTAAACGATGAGGAGAAGCCTCGAGGTGCAGCGCTCCCACACAGGCACTACCTCAGCTATGAGGGCATAGGCTCCGGCACCCCCAGCCAGCGGGAGCGCCAGTACCGACAGGTCCGCGTGGACCGAGCTTCTGAACAGGTTCTGAACTACCGGCAGAGAGAGCACGAaagggcagcagctgcagagggagcgCTGGTGGAGCGAGACATGCGTCAGCGCAGCCGGAAGATAAAAATCACCCAGGCCGTGGAACGGCTTGTGGAGGACCTGATCCAGGAGTCCATGGCCCGCGGAGACTTCAGGAACCTCAGTGGAGCTGGAAAGCCCCTCAACAAATTTGAATACAATCCATATGCTGATCCCATGACCCACAACCTGAACCGGATCCTCATGGACAACGGATACCAGCCTCCGTGGGTGGTCACCCAGCGCGACATCAGAGAGACCTGTGCTAAGATCCGAAAGAAGCTATCAGAGGGGAGGGTCGGGCTCAGTGACCCTCTGACCCCCAAAGAGCAGAGCCAGtgggagcagctctgtgcaTCTGTGGAAGAGGATTTAGTCAAACTTAACAAGACAGTGGACAATTACAACCTCATCGTACCAATGCTGAACATGCAAATGGTTCACTTTAGTTTGCCCAGAGAAATTGATCGCGCTGTGAAAGCTGCACACCAGCTCAGTCTGGtccag cagagagagagagaaggaacgcgagaggaggaaggaggagaagaaaagagccAATGCAGCACCCAGGCCAAAAAATACACAAGGCCTGATGTCGTGGATGCAAAGTTTGCTCAGACGAAACAGTCTGAAGCCTGA